GCGATGGTGTTCAACGGTGACATCCTCGGCGGCACCGATCTGCAGGCTGTGCTGGACACCCACGCCCGCAATGAGGCGGATGTGACGCTGCACCTGCTGCGGGTCCCCGACCCGCGGGCCTTCGGCTGCGTGCCCACGGACAGTGACGGCCGGGTGACCGCGTTTCTGGAGAAGACGGAGGATCCGCCGACGGACCAGATCAACGCGGGATGCTACGTCTTCCAGCGTGAGGTGATCGAGACGATCCCGGCGGGCAAGTCGGTCTCGGTCGAGCGCGAGGTGTTCCCGGAGCTGCTCGCCCGGGGCGCGCGCGTGTTCGGGCATGTGGACCAGGCGTACTGGCGTGACCTGGGGACGCCCGGTGACTTCGTGCGCGGTTCCTCGGACCTGGTCCGGGGGATCGCACCGTCCCCGCTGCTCGACGGCCGGCACGGCGAGTCCCTCGTCGACGGTTCCGCCGCGGTCGCCGGCGGTGCGCTGCTCCTCGGCGGCACCGTGGTGGGGCGTGGCTCCGAGGTCGGTGGCGGCGTCCGTATCGACAGTTCGGTCGTCTTCGAGGGCGTGGAGATCGAGGCGGGTGCGATCATCGAGAACAGTGTGATCGCCGCGGGTGCCCGTATCGGGGCCCGGGCGCACCTCTCCGGTGCCGTCATCGGTGAGGGTGCCGTCATCGGCGCCCGGTGCGAACTGGTCGACGGGGCGCGGGTGTGGCCCGGCATCGTCATCCCGGACGGCGGGGTGCGGTTCTCTCCCGACGTGTGACGGGACTCCCCGAGGGGCGCCGGGGGACGCCGGGGACACCGGGGGACGCCGGACAGGGGGGGGGTGGGGGGCTTTCAGATCGGGGGCGGACCACATTTTTTCAATATCTTGTGGTTTTCCGCCCCACGCAGGGTAATTTCACCCAGATGTTGTGCCGGGCGGGGGTGGCGTGTGGACATGTCGTGTCCGAGCTGCTCCACGTCTGGAGCACGACTGTGTTTCCTGTGACGGATGTGACGGAAGTGGCAGTAGGTCGAGGGCGGTGTGGTTGACGGGGGAGAACTACCCGTGTGTAATCTCATAAGAAACAGCCCGACGACCAACGGAAAGGGGAGTGGCGTGGACAAGCCGACCGATGCTTTTCCCGGTCCGGTCTCTGACGGGTCGTCCGCTGAGGATGTGATCCGGAACGGCCGGCTCGTTGTCGGGAACACCGATCCGGACGCGCTGGCACCCCACTCGGACCTCACCAGCGACTTCGACGTCCTCTTCGAGGCGGTCGAGCAGGACTGGCAGGAGCAGGCGCTGTGCGCCCAGACCGATCCGGAGGCGTTCTTCCCGGAGAAGGGCGGATCGACCCGGGAGGCGAAGCGGATCTGCCGCGCATGCGGGGTCCGCGACGAGTGCCTCGAGTACGCACTCGAACATGATGAGCGGTTCGGGATCTGGGGCGGACTGTCCGAGCGCGAGCGTCGCCGCCTCAAGAAGCGGCTGGGGTAGCCGCCGGGACCGGACGTCAGTCCCAGAAGTCCCAGTCGAGACGGGGGTCGACCCGGTCCGGGGTGATGTTCAGGTAGGTCGACACCAGCCGGGCGAAGATGAACCGCAGCCACTGCTCGGTCTCCTCCGGGGTCTCCGCACGCTGCTCGACCGGACGGCGGAAGACGATGAGGCGGGGGCGGGTCGGGGTACCTTCCTCGTCGACACCTGCGGGAACCAGCCGTCCCAGCGGCACCGGACCGTCCGCGGCGACTTCGTCGGACCACCGGGGGGCGGAGACCTCCAGCCGCATGCGGGGGACCGTGTCCACGGCGATGTCGAGGCCGTCGAGCTCGTCGCCGAACCGGTCGAGGACGTCCGCGTAGACGTCCAGGACAGCGCTGTCGAACTTCTCCGACCGGGTCTGCTGCCGGGGCAGCCGGGGCATGAGTACACCCCGCAGGCCGCGTCCCCTGGTGTCGCGCTGGATCGACCGTGCCGACCTGTCGTGACCGAAGCTCCCGGTGTGTCCGTCCATGCCGGTCATTCTATCCCGGGGACACGGCACGGCCGGGTCACGACAGGCGCGGGCGGCGATCCACTAGAGTAGGGCGGGTGACCGACTTCCGACTGTGTTCAAGACCCGGCTGTGGACGTCCGGCGGTGGCGACCCTGCGTTACAACTACGGTGCCAGGGTGGCGACGGTGGGCTCCCTCGATGCTCAGAGTGACCCGCACAGCTGGGACCTGTGTTCCCGGCACCTCGGCCGGCTCTCCGTCCCCGAAGGATGGACGCTCGACCACGTCGACGGCGGTGTCAGCGAGGACTTCTCCGACGAGGAGATGCAGGTCCTCGCCGAGGCACTCGCCGCGGATGACGGTGACGGGCAGGCCGACGGACCGGGTCAACCGGGCCGGCCGGGCCGGACAGACACAACCGGACCGCGGAAGACCCCGGACCCCGTCGCATCGACGAGGGTGGTCCGCACCGCGGACCTGGAACAGCCGAGCGGACGCCACCCCTCCCGGCGCAACCTGCCGCGGCACACGCCGCCGCGTCACCTGCACGCCGTGCGCGACCTGCAGGAATGACCCGGTACATTCCTCACCCCACCCGATGTGAGTCACCCCGACCGTAAAGGAGCACCAGATCATGACTTCCAGCGAGACGCCCCGGAAACCCCGGACCCGCGAGTCACTCGCCTCCGTCGTCAAGGCCTACGACGTCCGAGGCGTCGTCGGTGACGGCATCGACGCGGACCTCGTCCGCGACGCCGGGGCGGCCTTCGCCCACCTCATGCGGGGTGAAGGGGCGTCCGCGGTGGTCATCGGCCACGACATGCGGCCGAGCTCCCCGGACCTCGCGGCGGCGTTCGCCGAGGGGGTGCGTTCGCAGGGACTGGACAGCACCACGCTCGGGCTGACCTCCACCGACGAGCTGTACTTCGCCTCGGGCTCGCTCGACTGCCCCGGTGCGATGTTCACCGCCTCGCACAACCCGGCGAAGTACAACGGCATCAAGATGTGCCGTTCCGGCGCACGCCCGGTGGGGCAGGAGACCGGGCTGGCGGAGATCGTCGACATGCTCGTCGACGGCGTCCCCGCCTATGACGGGGCCGAGGGGAGCGCCTCGGAGAAGGACGTCCTCGACGACTACGCGACCTACCTGAAGAAGCTCGTGCCGCTGGACATCCGGCCGCTGACCGTGACCGTCGACGCGGGCAACGGGATGGGCGGCCTCAGCGCCCCGGCCGTGCTCGGCACCGAGCCGGCGCTCACGGTCGACCCGCTCTACTTCGAGCTCGACGGCACCTTCCCGAACCACGAGGCCAACCCGCTGGACCCGAAGAACCTCGTCGACCTGCAGAAGTACACCGTCGAGAAGAAGGCCGACATCGGCATCGCCTTCGACGGCGACGCCGACCGGTGCTTCATCGTCGACGAGCTCGGCGAAGCCG
This is a stretch of genomic DNA from Corynebacterium nuruki S6-4. It encodes these proteins:
- a CDS encoding phosphomannomutase/phosphoglucomutase; this encodes MTSSETPRKPRTRESLASVVKAYDVRGVVGDGIDADLVRDAGAAFAHLMRGEGASAVVIGHDMRPSSPDLAAAFAEGVRSQGLDSTTLGLTSTDELYFASGSLDCPGAMFTASHNPAKYNGIKMCRSGARPVGQETGLAEIVDMLVDGVPAYDGAEGSASEKDVLDDYATYLKKLVPLDIRPLTVTVDAGNGMGGLSAPAVLGTEPALTVDPLYFELDGTFPNHEANPLDPKNLVDLQKYTVEKKADIGIAFDGDADRCFIVDELGEAVSPSAICGIIAERYLDQNPGATIIHNLITSKAVPELIREKGGTPVRTRVGHSFIKARMAEEHAVFGGEHSAHYYFSDFFNADSGMLAALHVLATLGGQDLPLSELKKAYSRYEASGEINSEVADQADRTRAVVEAFAAETESTDDLDGVTVELSDGSWFNVRASNTEPLLRLNVEAKTHERVQEIVDKALAVIRG
- a CDS encoding DUF3499 family protein, coding for MATLRYNYGARVATVGSLDAQSDPHSWDLCSRHLGRLSVPEGWTLDHVDGGVSEDFSDEEMQVLAEALAADDGDGQADGPGQPGRPGRTDTTGPRKTPDPVASTRVVRTADLEQPSGRHPSRRNLPRHTPPRHLHAVRDLQE
- a CDS encoding sugar phosphate nucleotidyltransferase; the protein is MTDTPASDLAAGTDAVILVGGKGTRLRPLTNSIPKPMLPVAGYPFLSHLLARIRAAGMTHVVLGTSFKAEVFEEYFGDGADFGLEIEYVVEDEPLGTGGGIRNVLPRLRHDRAMVFNGDILGGTDLQAVLDTHARNEADVTLHLLRVPDPRAFGCVPTDSDGRVTAFLEKTEDPPTDQINAGCYVFQREVIETIPAGKSVSVEREVFPELLARGARVFGHVDQAYWRDLGTPGDFVRGSSDLVRGIAPSPLLDGRHGESLVDGSAAVAGGALLLGGTVVGRGSEVGGGVRIDSSVVFEGVEIEAGAIIENSVIAAGARIGARAHLSGAVIGEGAVIGARCELVDGARVWPGIVIPDGGVRFSPDV
- a CDS encoding WhiB family transcriptional regulator translates to MIRNGRLVVGNTDPDALAPHSDLTSDFDVLFEAVEQDWQEQALCAQTDPEAFFPEKGGSTREAKRICRACGVRDECLEYALEHDERFGIWGGLSERERRRLKKRLG
- a CDS encoding metallopeptidase family protein → MTGMDGHTGSFGHDRSARSIQRDTRGRGLRGVLMPRLPRQQTRSEKFDSAVLDVYADVLDRFGDELDGLDIAVDTVPRMRLEVSAPRWSDEVAADGPVPLGRLVPAGVDEEGTPTRPRLIVFRRPVEQRAETPEETEQWLRFIFARLVSTYLNITPDRVDPRLDWDFWD